The Deltaproteobacteria bacterium genomic interval GGTGTAGATCACGACGACGTCGGCGGCCTCGCATCGATCGCTCGCGGTCATTCCCGCGTGGTGCAGAAGATTGGCCATCTTCTGGGCGTCGTGCTGGTTCATCTGACAGCCGAAGGTGAGGACGTGGAATCGCCCCGAGGGGAGAGCTTCGAGCGTTGGTCGAGCCGGCACCTCGCTGGAAAAGTCGCGATCAGGCGAAGACATGGCGGAGATTCCTCAATCGTCCGATTGGATGCTCATGAGCGGCCGGCACCGCCCGGTTTGAACGCTTGAAAAGACGATTGACATCGCCGACCGTCCCGGCATAACCTGTCCACAGTCGGGCACCCATCGATAGGAGACAGGATCCGACGAAGTTCTCACGGAGAAGGCGGTGGAGACGACATTTCGGCTTTGAAATGTCCAACCTCTCACCCCCCACAGTCGCCACCGCCCTCTCCGACCCATCGACAGCCCCGGTAACCTGACGGTTGCCGGGGCTGTTCGCGTTCTGGCGGTCGGCGCCTCAGAGCACGAGCTTGTCGACCAGTCGCGTGAGCTGCTTCAGGTTCCGGCACTCCTCGGCGACGTCGGTGTACGGCAGATACTTGTCCATCACGCTGTCACCGAACCCCCAGGCCCCGGGCGCCTCCGGATTGATCCAGATCACGTTCTTCGCCTTCGAGTGCACTTCGCGCAGGCACCACGCGCGCGGATCGTTGTAGTTGTTTCGCGCGTCCCCGATCACGACGACGGTGGTCCGGTTGTCGATCGCGGAGAGGAAGTCGCGCCAGAAGGTGTGGAAGGCCATGCCGAAATTGGAGCGCGTGTAGGGGTTGATCACTTCGCCGCCGTCGAGCGCCAGGTCGATCGCATCGAAGATGTCGTGGTCGCGGAAGAGCTGGCTGACCTCGCCGAGCTCCGCGACGAAAACGAAGCTGCGCACCTTGGTGAAGCAGTCCTGCAGGCTGAAGATGAACTGCAGGAAGAAGCGCGAGACGTTCGCCACCGAGCTCGAAATGTCGCAGAGCACGACCAGCTTGGGCTTTTCCTTCTTGCGTTGCTTGAAGACCAGCTCGAACGGCACGCCCCCGTGCGCCATGTTCCGCCGCATGGTGGTTTTCAGGTCGAACTTGCCGCGGCGCTCGCGCTTGCGGCGCATCGTGATCACGCTCTTGAGCTTCTGCGCCAGCCGTTGGACGACCTCGCGGAGCCGGCGCAGGTCGTCCTCGGTCAGGTTGTAGAAGCTCTTCTCGAGCAGGCTCTCGCGGCGGAACCGCTCGATGTAGTCGTGGTTCTGCTTGTCGAGCTCGCGCTCCGCGAACTGCCGCACCGCGCGACGGGCGGCCTCCTGGACCGCCTTCAGCAGCGCCTCGAGCTCGCCGAGGCGCGCCTCGTCCATTCCCTCTTCGCGCAGACGCTCGATCAGCGACTTCAGCTCGCCGCCCGCCCCTTCCATGTCCATCTGCTCGATCATCCGACGCGAGAAGAAGCCGATCTGCAGCATGTTCCGGATGTTCTGGACCTCGGACTGCTCCCCGGCCTGCTGGATCAGCTGCTCGAGCGCGTTCGCGTCCATGCTGAGGAGCGCCTTGGCGAGCTCGGACAGGTCGATGTCCATGTTCTCGAGCATCTCGCGCAGCTGCTCGAGCAGCCGCTCGAGGTCGAAGTCCCCGGGCATGCCGCCGAGCGCCTGCTTCAGCTCGCTCTGCAGCTGGTCGTGGAAGCCGGACCAGAACAGGTCGAAGAGCCGGTCGTAGGTATCGATGTCGTCGCCGCGTTTCACCATCGTGGCGCGCAGAGCGTCCTTGAACAGCTCGCGGTCCTCGAGCGGCATCTCGTCGATGGCGGTGAAGGCGTCGAGCGACTCCGCCACCGATACGCGCACGCCTGCCTTCCTCAGCAGGTTCGTGAACTCGACGATCTTCTTCTCCATCTCAGTGCAGCACGCTCTTCTTGGCGGCCGGGGCGGCGGGCGCCGGCGCGGTCGGCGCGGGTTGAGAGCTCTGGGCCGCCTTCTCGGCGGCCTTCTTCTGAAGCAGCGCGTTCAGCTCGCTCTGCGCCTTCGCGATGTCGCCCTGGTGCTTCAGGATCACGCTCATCGTCTCGTTCACGAGCTCGGCGTCGAGGGCG includes:
- a CDS encoding VWA domain-containing protein codes for the protein MEKKIVEFTNLLRKAGVRVSVAESLDAFTAIDEMPLEDRELFKDALRATMVKRGDDIDTYDRLFDLFWSGFHDQLQSELKQALGGMPGDFDLERLLEQLREMLENMDIDLSELAKALLSMDANALEQLIQQAGEQSEVQNIRNMLQIGFFSRRMIEQMDMEGAGGELKSLIERLREEGMDEARLGELEALLKAVQEAARRAVRQFAERELDKQNHDYIERFRRESLLEKSFYNLTEDDLRRLREVVQRLAQKLKSVITMRRKRERRGKFDLKTTMRRNMAHGGVPFELVFKQRKKEKPKLVVLCDISSSVANVSRFFLQFIFSLQDCFTKVRSFVFVAELGEVSQLFRDHDIFDAIDLALDGGEVINPYTRSNFGMAFHTFWRDFLSAIDNRTTVVVIGDARNNYNDPRAWCLREVHSKAKNVIWINPEAPGAWGFGDSVMDKYLPYTDVAEECRNLKQLTRLVDKLVL